In Pseudoalteromonas marina, a genomic segment contains:
- a CDS encoding 50S ribosomal protein L25/general stress protein Ctc encodes MSNTTYTYDAELRVETGTGASRRLRREDKVPAILYGADKEALSLTFAHKDMIKAQEDEGFYTHILTLNVGGEKVEAILKDIQRHPFKPKLTHLDFQRVDATHKLTTKVPLHFIGEEIVTKAGATVVHQLTDVEISCLPKALPEFIEVNVSELVAGDSIHISDLQLPAGVASVELGKGEGHDLSVVTIKANKAAPAEDEEASDAAE; translated from the coding sequence ATGTCTAACACAACTTATACATATGACGCTGAACTTCGCGTAGAAACTGGTACTGGTGCGAGCCGCCGCCTACGTCGCGAAGACAAAGTTCCTGCAATCCTTTACGGAGCTGACAAAGAAGCTTTATCTCTTACTTTTGCTCATAAAGATATGATCAAAGCACAAGAAGACGAAGGTTTTTACACTCATATTCTTACACTTAATGTAGGCGGCGAGAAAGTTGAAGCTATCTTAAAAGATATTCAACGTCACCCATTCAAGCCTAAGCTTACTCACCTTGATTTCCAACGTGTAGACGCAACTCATAAATTAACAACTAAAGTTCCTCTTCACTTCATCGGTGAAGAAATCGTAACTAAAGCTGGCGCAACTGTTGTTCACCAGTTAACTGATGTTGAAATTTCTTGTCTTCCAAAAGCATTACCAGAATTCATTGAAGTAAATGTTTCTGAGTTAGTAGCTGGTGATTCAATCCATATCTCTGATTTACAACTACCTGCAGGCGTTGCGTCTGTTGAATTAGGTAAAGGCGAAGGCCATGACCTTTCAGTAGTTACAATCAAAGCAAACAAAGCAGCTCCAGCTGAAGACGAAGAAGCTTCAGACGCTGCAGAATAA
- a CDS encoding ribose-phosphate pyrophosphokinase → MPDMKLFAGNATPELAQKVAKRLYIELGDAVVGRFSDGEISVQINENVRGSDVFILQSTCAPTNDNLMELIVMVDALRRASAGRITAVIPYFGYARQDRRVRSARVPITAKVVADFLSSVGVDRVLTVDLHAEQIQGFFDVPVDNVFGSPVLLEDMKERHFDDVVIVSPDIGGVVRARAIAKLLDDTDLAIIDKRRPQANVSQVMHIIGDVEGRDCIIVDDMIDTGGTLCKAAEALKEHGAKRVFAYATHPILSGKAAENLRDSVIDEVIVTDSIPLSDELKALDKVKVLTLADMLAETIRRISNEESISAMFEH, encoded by the coding sequence GTGCCTGACATGAAGCTCTTCGCTGGTAACGCAACACCTGAGTTAGCTCAAAAAGTTGCAAAACGTTTATATATTGAATTAGGCGATGCTGTTGTTGGCCGTTTTAGCGACGGTGAGATCAGTGTTCAAATTAATGAAAATGTTCGTGGCTCGGATGTTTTTATCTTGCAATCAACCTGTGCCCCTACAAACGATAACCTTATGGAACTTATCGTTATGGTTGATGCTCTTCGTCGCGCATCTGCGGGTCGTATTACTGCCGTCATTCCTTATTTTGGTTATGCCCGCCAAGACCGTCGCGTACGTTCTGCCCGCGTACCAATCACTGCTAAAGTTGTTGCCGATTTCTTATCGAGTGTAGGTGTAGACCGTGTACTTACGGTTGATTTACATGCAGAGCAAATTCAAGGCTTCTTTGATGTACCAGTAGATAATGTATTTGGTAGCCCTGTATTACTTGAAGATATGAAAGAGCGTCATTTTGATGATGTTGTTATTGTTTCTCCAGATATTGGTGGTGTAGTGCGCGCACGTGCAATTGCAAAACTATTAGACGATACTGATTTGGCTATTATTGATAAACGCCGCCCACAGGCAAATGTTTCTCAGGTAATGCATATTATTGGTGATGTAGAAGGCCGTGACTGTATCATTGTTGATGACATGATTGATACTGGCGGTACGTTATGTAAAGCCGCTGAAGCACTTAAAGAACATGGTGCTAAACGCGTATTTGCTTATGCAACTCACCCTATTTTATCAGGTAAAGCAGCTGAAAATTTACGTGATTCTGTTATTGACGAAGTTATTGTAACCGACTCAATTCCATTATCTGATGAACTTAAAGCGCTTGATAAAGTAAAAGTGCTAACGCTTGCTGATATGTTAGCAGAAACTATTCGTCGTATTAGCAACGAAGAATCTATTTCAGCGATGTTTGAGCACTAA
- the ispE gene encoding 4-(cytidine 5'-diphospho)-2-C-methyl-D-erythritol kinase — MNSKTFFSLIAPAKLNLFLHINARRDDGYHELETLFTFLNFGDELSFELTDESSILITGDTKDIPLEDNLIYKAALMLQTDTKTKHGVKINLIKRLPMGGGVGGGSSDAATTLLALNKLWNINYDINKLANLGLQLGADVPVFIRGESAIAQGIGEKLHRVELAQKWYCVVHPNQHVSTAKIFTHPDLKRDTPKISGDWKQQTLHNDCEPLVKKLCPEVEKTLQWLLKYAPSKMTGTGSCCFVEFDTQAQASHVLANLPHTWQGFVASNANISPAHTELTAIFDQ; from the coding sequence ATGAATAGCAAAACCTTTTTTTCACTTATTGCACCTGCAAAACTCAATTTATTTTTACATATTAATGCGCGCCGAGATGACGGTTATCACGAATTAGAAACCTTATTTACCTTCTTAAACTTCGGCGATGAGCTCTCTTTTGAGTTAACAGATGAATCATCAATTTTAATCACTGGTGATACTAAAGACATACCACTTGAAGATAATCTCATCTATAAAGCTGCTTTAATGTTACAAACTGATACTAAAACTAAGCACGGTGTAAAAATAAATTTGATAAAACGACTACCTATGGGAGGAGGTGTTGGAGGGGGGTCGTCTGATGCGGCAACAACACTATTAGCGCTCAATAAATTGTGGAATATTAATTATGACATTAATAAACTTGCTAATTTAGGCTTACAATTAGGGGCTGATGTGCCTGTATTTATACGTGGTGAAAGCGCCATTGCGCAAGGCATTGGGGAAAAACTACACCGTGTTGAACTTGCGCAAAAATGGTACTGTGTTGTGCACCCAAACCAGCATGTAAGCACCGCTAAAATATTCACTCACCCCGACTTAAAACGCGATACACCAAAAATCTCAGGTGATTGGAAACAGCAAACTTTGCACAACGATTGTGAGCCTTTAGTTAAAAAGCTATGCCCCGAGGTTGAAAAAACCCTCCAGTGGTTGCTAAAATACGCTCCGTCGAAGATGACCGGAACAGGTTCATGTTGTTTTGTAGAGTTTGATACACAAGCTCAAGCTAGCCATGTACTTGCTAACCTCCCCCATACTTGGCAGGGATTTGTAGCGTCAAATGCTAATATCTCTCCTGCTCATACGGAGTTAACCGCCATTTTCGATCAATGA
- the lolB gene encoding lipoprotein insertase outer membrane protein LolB has product MIRHYLILAITFMFLSGCAQQLPNKTAIYDNWKGKLANQKTWHVEGKLAFISPDERQSANLNWQQQENNNNLVLTSFIGTRILQLKQSRNVAELEFDDKVYVDTNASALLKRLTGFALPVNNADNWLKGTIDSQTLQVDELGRSKQVLWLDNESKQWQINYADYIQTAGYWLPTKLTLKHQKIKIKIQLYDWQFN; this is encoded by the coding sequence TTGATTAGACATTATTTAATATTAGCTATAACTTTTATGTTTTTAAGTGGCTGCGCGCAACAATTACCAAATAAAACAGCAATTTACGACAACTGGAAAGGTAAACTCGCCAATCAAAAAACTTGGCATGTAGAGGGGAAACTTGCTTTTATTAGTCCCGATGAGCGCCAATCTGCAAACTTAAATTGGCAGCAACAAGAAAATAACAATAATTTAGTACTGACTTCATTTATTGGCACACGCATTTTACAACTAAAACAGTCGCGCAATGTTGCTGAGCTTGAATTTGACGATAAAGTTTATGTAGATACCAATGCATCTGCGCTGCTTAAGCGCTTAACTGGCTTTGCTTTACCTGTTAATAATGCTGATAACTGGCTTAAAGGCACTATTGATTCACAAACGTTGCAAGTTGATGAACTTGGCCGTTCGAAACAAGTACTTTGGTTAGATAATGAAAGTAAACAATGGCAAATAAACTATGCAGATTATATACAAACCGCTGGTTATTGGTTGCCTACAAAACTGACGCTCAAACACCAAAAAATTAAAATTAAAATTCAACTATATGACTGGCAATTTAATTAA
- the hemA gene encoding glutamyl-tRNA reductase, with protein sequence MTIIALGINHKTASVELREKVAFSPEQMSEALQQLSGHADFNEAVIVSTCNRTEIYCSLAQQNSQTLLAWLASFHGLDEQELSNNIYCHEGNQAINHLMRVACGLDSLVLGEPQILGQIKQAYNSAKTHDAVGVTFDRLFQKTFSVAKEVRTETNIGASAVSVAFAAVNLAKHIYGKLDKTNVLLIGAGETIELVAKHLYQNEPQNITVANRTIERARNLADEVSADVIALAQLPERLHNADIIISSTASTLPIIGKGVVEQALKQRRNKPMLFIDIAVPRDIESQVGELDAAYLYSVDDLQTIVSENMAAREQAAQQAQIIITERTKEFCMWMRSLDSVGLIRHYRNDVQTIKSELVERAVSQLSSGKDAEKVILELANKLTNRLMHAPTRAIQDAAKKGELAQLNQLKKMLGIDQE encoded by the coding sequence ATGACCATAATAGCACTAGGTATAAATCACAAAACTGCTTCCGTAGAACTGCGTGAAAAAGTGGCTTTTTCGCCTGAGCAAATGTCAGAGGCGTTGCAGCAATTAAGTGGCCATGCCGACTTTAATGAAGCTGTGATCGTGTCTACCTGTAACCGAACAGAAATCTATTGTAGCCTTGCTCAGCAAAATTCCCAAACACTGTTAGCATGGCTTGCCAGTTTCCATGGTTTAGATGAACAGGAACTGAGTAATAACATTTATTGCCATGAGGGCAATCAAGCAATTAACCATTTAATGCGCGTTGCCTGCGGTTTAGATTCGCTTGTGTTAGGTGAACCGCAAATTTTAGGGCAAATTAAACAAGCCTATAATAGTGCTAAAACTCATGATGCAGTGGGTGTTACATTTGATCGTTTGTTTCAAAAGACATTTTCGGTTGCGAAAGAGGTCCGAACTGAAACTAATATAGGCGCCAGTGCAGTTTCGGTGGCGTTTGCGGCTGTTAATTTAGCTAAGCATATTTACGGCAAGCTTGATAAAACCAATGTGTTATTAATAGGTGCAGGCGAAACAATAGAGCTTGTTGCTAAGCATTTGTATCAAAATGAGCCACAAAATATAACAGTAGCCAATAGAACGATTGAACGAGCACGAAACCTCGCTGATGAAGTGTCGGCAGATGTCATTGCATTAGCGCAGTTGCCAGAGCGTTTGCACAACGCAGATATTATAATAAGCTCAACGGCCAGTACACTGCCTATTATTGGTAAAGGTGTTGTGGAGCAAGCACTAAAGCAGCGCCGTAACAAACCGATGTTATTTATTGATATTGCGGTACCGCGCGACATTGAAAGCCAAGTTGGTGAGCTAGATGCGGCTTATTTATACTCGGTTGACGACTTACAAACGATTGTAAGTGAAAATATGGCAGCGCGAGAACAAGCTGCACAGCAGGCACAAATAATTATTACTGAGCGCACTAAAGAGTTTTGTATGTGGATGCGTTCACTCGATTCTGTGGGGTTAATTCGTCACTATCGAAACGATGTTCAAACAATTAAGTCGGAATTAGTAGAAAGAGCAGTTAGCCAGCTTTCTAGTGGTAAAGACGCAGAAAAAGTAATTTTAGAATTGGCCAATAAGTTAACCAACCGCTTAATGCACGCGCCTACCCGTGCCATTCAAGATGCGGCTAAAAAAGGTGAATTGGCTCAATTAAATCAGTTGAAAAAAATGTTAGGTATTGATCAGGAATAA
- the prfA gene encoding peptide chain release factor 1, whose protein sequence is MKESVYNKLETLVERYEEVQALLSDPSVISDQNRFRGLSKEYSELEEIVKTFLAYQQTKEDLASAEEMLKDSDPDMREMAQEEYKEAKAQILSHEDEIQVLMLPKDPKDNNNVFLEVRAGTGGDEAAIFAGDLFRMYSRFAETQKWKLEVVTTNEGEHGGYKEVIANISGEGVYGKLKFESGVHRVQRVPETESQGRVHTSACTVAVMAEIPEAEAIEINTADIKVDTFRASGAGGQHVNKTDSAIRITHLPTGVVVECQDERSQHKNRAKAMSVLAARLQQAEDEKRHAAEASERRNLVGSGDRSERIRTYNYPQGRITDHRINLTLYRLNEVVAGDLGAIVDPLMQEHQADLLAAMGDE, encoded by the coding sequence ATGAAAGAGTCTGTTTATAATAAATTAGAAACGCTAGTAGAGCGCTACGAAGAAGTACAAGCACTGTTGAGCGACCCGTCGGTTATTAGCGATCAAAATCGCTTTCGTGGCCTTTCAAAAGAATACTCTGAGCTTGAAGAAATAGTTAAAACTTTTTTAGCATATCAACAAACAAAAGAAGATTTAGCAAGCGCTGAAGAGATGCTTAAAGACTCAGACCCTGATATGCGAGAAATGGCACAGGAAGAGTATAAAGAAGCCAAAGCACAAATATTAAGTCATGAAGATGAAATTCAGGTATTAATGCTTCCTAAAGATCCAAAAGATAATAACAATGTATTTTTAGAAGTCCGCGCAGGCACAGGGGGTGATGAAGCCGCTATTTTTGCCGGTGATTTATTTAGAATGTACAGCCGTTTTGCTGAAACGCAAAAGTGGAAATTAGAAGTAGTAACTACCAATGAAGGTGAACACGGTGGTTACAAAGAAGTCATTGCTAACATTAGCGGTGAAGGCGTATACGGTAAGCTTAAATTTGAGTCTGGCGTACACCGTGTACAACGTGTACCAGAGACTGAATCGCAAGGTCGTGTTCATACATCGGCGTGCACCGTAGCGGTAATGGCAGAAATACCAGAAGCTGAAGCAATTGAAATTAACACCGCCGATATAAAAGTAGATACTTTTAGAGCATCGGGTGCAGGTGGCCAGCACGTAAATAAAACTGACTCAGCAATTCGTATTACGCATTTACCTACGGGTGTGGTTGTTGAATGTCAAGATGAGCGTTCGCAACATAAAAACCGTGCTAAAGCGATGTCAGTACTTGCAGCACGTTTACAGCAAGCTGAAGATGAGAAGCGTCATGCAGCAGAAGCCTCTGAGCGTCGTAACTTAGTTGGTAGTGGTGACCGTTCTGAACGTATTCGTACATATAACTATCCGCAGGGACGTATAACCGATCACCGTATCAACTTAACGCTGTACCGCTTAAATGAAGTTGTAGCGGGTGATTTAGGTGCCATTGTAGACCCATTAATGCAAGAGCACCAAGCTGATTTACTTGCCGCAATGGGCGATGAGTAA
- the prmC gene encoding peptide chain release factor N(5)-glutamine methyltransferase, with protein sequence MNQTLEQAVAAGANLLAQSSESAKLDAQVLLLHVLDKPRSYLFTWPERLLSTEQQHTFDTLCARRLNGEPVAHIIGQREFWSLTLEVNATTLIPRPDTETLVEAALGLGISKNAKVLDLGTGTGAIALALGSEMPLWNITAVDKVTDAVALATRNQQRLGLGNVRVKQSNWFSSLDNEYFDLIVTNPPYIESSDEHLAQGDVRFEPLSALVAEDSGMSDIKQIITQSRDYLLSSGYLLIEHGYDQGFAVREFFKTMAFVNIKTIKDLGENDRVTLAQWP encoded by the coding sequence GTGAATCAAACTCTCGAGCAAGCTGTTGCTGCTGGCGCTAATTTATTAGCGCAAAGCAGCGAAAGTGCGAAATTAGACGCACAGGTATTACTTCTTCATGTTCTTGATAAACCACGTAGCTACCTTTTTACTTGGCCCGAAAGGTTGCTCAGTACAGAGCAACAACACACCTTTGACACTCTTTGCGCTCGGCGATTAAACGGCGAACCTGTAGCGCATATTATAGGGCAACGTGAGTTTTGGAGTTTAACCTTAGAAGTCAATGCAACAACGTTAATTCCGCGGCCAGATACTGAAACATTAGTTGAGGCTGCACTTGGTTTAGGAATTTCAAAAAATGCAAAAGTTTTGGACTTGGGAACAGGTACTGGGGCAATTGCATTGGCATTGGGTAGTGAAATGCCTTTGTGGAATATTACAGCGGTAGATAAAGTGACTGACGCTGTAGCGCTTGCAACTCGGAATCAACAGCGTCTAGGACTTGGTAATGTGCGTGTTAAACAAAGCAATTGGTTTAGCTCACTTGATAATGAATATTTTGATCTTATAGTTACCAACCCGCCGTACATAGAAAGTAGTGACGAACATTTGGCTCAAGGCGATGTGCGATTTGAACCTTTATCTGCCTTAGTTGCTGAAGATTCAGGAATGTCTGATATTAAACAAATAATTACACAATCACGTGACTATTTGCTATCTAGTGGCTATCTTCTAATAGAGCACGGTTATGACCAAGGTTTTGCTGTTCGTGAATTTTTTAAAACGATGGCCTTTGTTAATATTAAAACGATAAAAGATCTTGGTGAAAATGACCGTGTAACGCTCGCACAGTGGCCATAA
- a CDS encoding DUF3369 domain-containing protein codes for MMGDFLFSDEPDTPVDNTDLGTWKVLIVDDEPEVHAVTKLALSDFEFQNKRLEFISAYSGAEAKTLIDEHKDAAIVLLDVVMETDDAGLQVVKYIRETAKNNHIRIILRTGQPGQAPERQVIVNFDINDYKSKTELTAQKLFTVIMSSLRSYRDIISIEQSRVGLEKIITASRNIFSAHSIEHFIEGVMQQLTSLLGISDQAMYATTLVAQNPASQNNKMIICSGTGEFEKSEGKDLEEVLHADQLSACQEALNNQSIIYKDNYLFAYCSSEYNHSSMLFITGIPNTLTDTQRNLVEIFAQNVQLAFENVQLQSEIEATQQELVYRLSEAVEQRSTETGNHVKRVAHICHALALGYGLSKQQADLIRLAAPLHDVGKVGIPDSVLNKPARLDAPEWEVMKTHTDKGYGILKGSAHEIVSAGATIAKEHHEKWDGSGYPEGLAGNKINIFGRIVALADVYDALRHKRCYKDSWTLERVVEEINAQKGTHFEPKLVDVFNANLDELEIIIKRYPD; via the coding sequence ATGATGGGTGACTTTTTATTTTCAGATGAGCCAGATACACCGGTAGATAACACCGATCTGGGCACCTGGAAAGTACTAATCGTTGATGACGAACCTGAAGTTCATGCAGTTACTAAATTGGCATTGAGTGATTTTGAGTTTCAAAATAAACGTTTAGAATTTATCAGCGCGTATTCTGGCGCTGAGGCTAAAACTTTAATTGATGAGCATAAAGACGCAGCAATTGTTCTACTTGATGTTGTAATGGAAACAGACGATGCAGGCCTACAAGTTGTAAAATACATTCGTGAAACCGCAAAAAATAACCACATTCGTATTATTTTACGCACCGGCCAACCTGGTCAGGCACCAGAACGCCAAGTAATAGTTAATTTTGATATTAACGACTACAAATCAAAAACAGAACTCACCGCACAAAAATTATTTACAGTTATCATGTCGAGCCTTCGTTCGTACCGCGATATTATTTCAATAGAACAATCTCGTGTTGGCCTTGAGAAAATAATAACTGCATCACGCAATATTTTTTCTGCACATTCAATAGAGCATTTTATAGAAGGAGTAATGCAGCAACTTACATCATTGCTTGGTATTTCAGATCAGGCTATGTACGCGACCACCCTTGTTGCACAAAACCCAGCATCTCAGAACAATAAAATGATTATTTGTTCAGGTACCGGTGAGTTTGAAAAAAGTGAAGGTAAAGACCTTGAAGAGGTGCTACACGCAGATCAACTAAGCGCATGCCAAGAAGCGTTAAATAATCAGTCTATTATCTACAAAGATAATTACCTATTTGCTTATTGCAGCAGTGAATATAACCACAGCTCAATGCTGTTTATCACAGGCATTCCAAATACACTAACCGATACACAACGCAACCTCGTTGAAATTTTTGCTCAAAATGTACAATTAGCCTTTGAAAATGTTCAGTTACAATCAGAGATTGAGGCCACGCAACAAGAGCTTGTTTACAGATTAAGTGAAGCGGTTGAACAACGCTCTACTGAAACAGGTAATCATGTAAAACGTGTTGCACATATTTGCCATGCTTTGGCGCTTGGTTATGGTTTATCTAAACAGCAAGCTGATTTGATTAGATTAGCTGCGCCTTTGCATGATGTAGGCAAAGTAGGTATCCCCGATTCGGTATTAAATAAGCCCGCAAGGCTTGATGCACCAGAGTGGGAAGTAATGAAAACCCACACTGATAAAGGCTATGGGATTTTAAAAGGATCAGCACATGAAATTGTCAGTGCAGGTGCCACTATAGCCAAGGAACATCACGAAAAGTGGGATGGTTCTGGTTACCCTGAAGGTTTAGCAGGGAATAAAATTAATATATTCGGCCGCATTGTGGCATTGGCTGATGTATATGATGCGTTAAGGCATAAACGCTGCTATAAAGATTCATGGACGCTCGAGCGTGTTGTTGAAGAGATAAACGCACAAAAAGGCACGCATTTTGAACCAAAGTTAGTTGATGTTTTTAACGCAAACCTTGATGAACTTGAAATAATTATTAAACGTTACCCAGATTAA
- a CDS encoding SirB2 family protein gives MDYLAVKHSHMAIAALSVVLFYIRSFSRMGSGKIARNKVVFIGSHSMDTLLLISAFTLMYMGKINPFEQHWLLEKIILVVAYIAIGIISAKQTNFLAKISYLIVNTFVILAIGYLATAKSALLL, from the coding sequence ATGGATTATTTAGCAGTAAAGCACTCACACATGGCAATAGCAGCATTGAGTGTAGTTTTATTTTATATTCGATCTTTTTCACGAATGGGCAGTGGCAAAATTGCTCGCAATAAAGTTGTATTTATTGGTAGTCATAGCATGGATACATTACTTTTAATTTCTGCATTTACACTCATGTATATGGGGAAGATAAACCCGTTTGAACAACATTGGTTATTAGAAAAAATTATATTAGTGGTTGCTTATATTGCTATTGGAATTATAAGCGCTAAGCAAACTAATTTTTTGGCTAAAATATCTTACCTTATTGTAAATACGTTTGTTATTTTAGCTATTGGTTATTTGGCAACAGCCAAGTCAGCATTACTACTTTAA
- a CDS encoding tetratricopeptide repeat protein, producing MTTFGFDEHDDSYIDDAYDDFTPAAIYRCIKAESKWDPQLDLTAAFDVLADFEKQINALCIVVPDSHERLDKLLDTFYSTWLFSASSLKVPEHKLNSLSYTLTMRSGSPTTLAILLCHFLQQANLDASMSLNQGDIGVHIAMSDEEGYLVEPSSGQQSWYIIPENADEAEGQEQEPLELIFDDEVYKLFLAQQKWSFISENKFGHALTCVEMLMELIGDDPYERRDRGYLLNQLDCPKMARDDLQFFVDECPDDPAIEIIQHQIEELEDNNKTHH from the coding sequence ATGACCACTTTTGGGTTTGATGAACACGATGACTCTTATATTGATGATGCTTACGATGACTTTACCCCTGCGGCAATTTATCGTTGTATTAAGGCTGAATCGAAATGGGATCCACAACTAGACTTAACAGCCGCTTTTGATGTTCTTGCTGATTTTGAAAAACAAATTAATGCATTATGTATTGTTGTACCCGACTCTCATGAACGCTTAGATAAGTTGCTAGACACCTTTTACAGTACATGGCTATTTAGCGCTTCGAGTTTAAAAGTACCTGAGCATAAATTAAATAGCCTAAGCTACACCCTAACTATGCGTAGCGGCTCGCCAACTACTCTGGCAATTTTACTTTGTCATTTTTTACAACAGGCTAACCTCGATGCCAGTATGAGCCTAAATCAAGGCGATATAGGTGTTCATATTGCTATGAGCGATGAAGAAGGCTATTTGGTTGAGCCAAGTAGCGGTCAGCAAAGTTGGTATATTATTCCTGAAAATGCTGATGAAGCTGAAGGGCAAGAACAAGAGCCCTTAGAACTTATTTTTGACGATGAAGTTTATAAGCTTTTCTTAGCGCAGCAAAAGTGGTCTTTCATTAGTGAAAATAAATTTGGCCATGCATTAACATGCGTTGAAATGTTAATGGAATTAATTGGCGACGACCCTTACGAAAGGCGTGATAGAGGGTATTTATTAAATCAGCTCGATTGCCCTAAAATGGCCCGAGATGATCTACAATTTTTTGTAGATGAATGCCCAGATGATCCAGCAATAGAAATCATCCAACACCAAATTGAAGAATTAGAAGATAATAATAAAACTCACCATTAA
- a CDS encoding DUF819 domain-containing protein, whose product MVETQSALITNDAVVLGLLAVILGFIFKTSNSERPALKTFYKYVPALLLCYFLPSLLNTFGIVDGNKSNVYYVASRYLLPACLILLTISIDLKAILNLGPKALIMFLVGTLGIVIGGPLAILVVSAVDPTIVGGHGPDAVWRGMTTVAGSWIGGGANQASMKEMFEVGGDIFSVMVTVDVIVANIWMAVLLLMAANHKKIDAATGADTSAIEDLKQRVEKYHAEHARMPTLNDYMTLLAIAFGITGLAHFCADFLGPFFANNYSWAKEYSLTSKFFWLIVISTTIGISLSFTKIRQIEAFGASKVASSFLYILVASIGLHMNVTAIFDNPGLFLVGAIWMLVHAGLMLLVAKLIKAPLFYMAVGSQANVGGAASAPVVASAFHPSLAPVGVLLAVLGYGVGTYMAYICGLMLQAVAP is encoded by the coding sequence ATGGTTGAAACACAAAGCGCATTAATCACTAATGATGCAGTTGTGCTTGGTTTACTCGCAGTTATTTTGGGGTTTATATTTAAAACCTCAAACAGCGAGCGCCCAGCATTAAAAACGTTCTATAAATATGTACCGGCTCTATTACTTTGCTACTTTTTACCTTCTTTGCTTAATACGTTTGGTATTGTCGATGGTAATAAATCGAATGTTTATTACGTTGCTTCACGCTATTTATTACCTGCCTGTTTGATACTTTTAACTATTAGCATTGATTTAAAAGCGATTTTAAACTTAGGCCCTAAAGCACTAATTATGTTTTTAGTGGGAACGCTCGGTATTGTTATCGGCGGACCCCTGGCTATATTAGTTGTGAGCGCGGTAGACCCTACAATTGTAGGCGGGCATGGGCCAGATGCTGTATGGCGCGGCATGACCACCGTAGCTGGAAGCTGGATTGGCGGTGGTGCAAACCAAGCCTCAATGAAAGAAATGTTTGAGGTGGGCGGCGATATTTTTTCAGTGATGGTCACCGTTGATGTCATAGTGGCTAATATTTGGATGGCAGTTTTGTTACTAATGGCAGCTAACCATAAGAAAATTGATGCTGCTACAGGAGCAGACACCAGCGCCATTGAAGATTTAAAGCAGCGTGTTGAAAAATACCATGCAGAGCATGCGCGCATGCCAACACTGAATGACTACATGACATTGCTTGCTATTGCATTTGGTATTACTGGTTTAGCCCATTTTTGCGCAGACTTTTTAGGGCCGTTTTTCGCTAATAACTATTCATGGGCAAAAGAGTACAGTTTAACCAGTAAGTTTTTCTGGCTAATTGTCATTTCAACTACCATTGGTATTAGTTTGTCTTTTACTAAAATAAGACAGATTGAAGCATTTGGTGCATCTAAAGTAGCTTCAAGCTTTTTATACATTTTAGTTGCCTCAATTGGCTTACATATGAATGTAACTGCTATTTTTGATAACCCGGGCTTGTTTTTAGTGGGCGCTATTTGGATGCTAGTACACGCTGGTTTAATGTTGCTTGTTGCAAAATTAATTAAAGCACCGCTTTTTTATATGGCAGTAGGCTCGCAAGCTAATGTCGGAGGCGCAGCGTCTGCGCCTGTTGTTGCGTCAGCATTTCACCCTTCGCTTGCGCCTGTCGGTGTTTTACTGGCTGTATTAGGTTACGGAGTGGGTACATACATGGCTTATATTTGTGGATTAATGTTGCAAGCAGTTGCACCTTAA